The region ACCCGGCCATGACCTTCACCGGGATGAGCCTGGACCTGACCCGTCTGGCGGACTGTTCCTTCGGCATCAGCGCCCCCGCCGCCGTCCTGCCGATCGCCCAGGCACTCGTGGTGGAGATGGGTGCCGAACCGGTGGTCATCGACGAAGCGGACCGCGTGCTCTACCACGCGGCCCTCGCCCATGCCTCCAACCACCTGGTCACCCTGGCCTCTCAGTCCACAGAGCTGCTGGCAGGCCTCGGCGTCGAACATCCGGACCGGCTCCTGGGGCCGCTCATGCGCGCGTCGCTGGAAAACGCGCTGGCCTCCGGCGAGGGTGCCCTCACCGGCCCGGTGGCCCGGGGCGACGTCGGCACCGTATCCGCACATACCCGCGCCCTTGCCCAGGCAGGCGCGGAGGACCTCCGCGCCGCCTACGCCGCACTCTCCGCCGCGACGGCCTCCCGGGCCGTTGACCGCGGACTGCTCACCCCCCGGCAGGGTGAAGCCATCCTGGCCGCCCTCCGGGACCCGCAGGAACCCTGAACATCCGAACGAACCCCCATAGAAGGACAGCGTTGAACACCCCCCGCCTCGTCACCACCGCCGCCGAACTGCGCTCCGCCACGGAGGAGCTGCTCCAAAAAGCGGCCGCAGCCAACCCCGCCCGCCTTCCCTCCCTCGCGCTGGTTCCCACTATGGGTGCCCTGCACGAAGGGCACGCCTCCCTGATGGGTGCCGCGCGGGCGGACAACGACGTCGTCACCGCCTCGGTGTTCGTCAATCCCCTGCAGTTCGACGACCCGGCCGACCTCGAGCGGTACCCCCGCACCCTCGATGCGGACCTCGAGCTCCTGGGCCGCGCCGGAGTGGACCTGGTCTTCGCCCCGTCCGAGGCCGAAATGTACCCCGGCGGAGCGCCGCTGGTCCGCGTGAGCGCCGGCACCATGGGCACCCGCTGGGAAGGTGCCGTCCGGCCGGGACACTTCGACGGCGTGCTGACCGTGGTCGCCAAGCTTTTCCACCTGGCTGCTCCGCCGGTACCGGCGCGCTTCCGGGCCTACTTCGGGCAGAAGGACGCCCAGCAGGTGGCCCTGATCCGGCGTATGGTCGCGGACCTCAACTTCGACGTGGAGATCACCGGTGTGCCGATTGTCCGGGCGGCCGACGGACTCGCCGAATCCAGCCGGAACCGCTTCCTCGACGCCGGCCAGCGGCAGGCGGCACTGGTGCTGTCCCGGGCGTTGAACCTGCTGAAGGAACGCGCTGCGGCGGGCCGGCCCCTGGACCTGCCCGACGCCGTCGAACTCGTTTCGTCGCAGCCCGGAGTGGAACTGGACTACTTCGAGGTGGTGGACCCGCAGACCCTTGAACCGCTCACGGATACTTCCGGCGCACCGCTGGCCGGAACCGCGCTGGCACTGCTGGCCGCACGGGTCGGTCCGGTCCGCCTGATCGACAACACCCTGCTGCCGTAGCAAAAGTACCTGCGCTCCGTGCGTACCCGGTGCGGGTGCACGGAGCGCAGGAACCGGGAGCGGTGCTTTGCTCTGTAAACTTAATAACCGTGACCACATCTAACCCCGTTCCCGAAGCCGCAGACACCTCCGAACAGATGCGCATCCGTGCCGAGAAGCGCGCGCGGCTCATCGACCGGGGGGATGAGGCCTACCCGGTAGGGGTGGAACGCACCGCCTCGCTCAAGGAAGTACGCGAAAAGTTCGGCCACCTCGAGGCCGACGAAGCCAGCGGCGAGACCGTGGGCGTCACCGGCCGCGTGGTGTTCATCCGCAACACCGGAAAGCTCTGCTTCGCCACCCTGCAGGAAGGCAACGGAACCCGGCTGCAGGCCATGCTCAGCCTGGCCGTCGTCGGAGAGGAATCCCTGGCGGACTGGAAGTCGCTGGTGGACCTGGGCGACATCGTCTTTATCCGCGGAGAGGTGATTTCCTCCCGCCGCGGGGAACTCTCGGTGATGGCGCAGTCCTGGTCGATGGCCTCCAAGGCGCTGCGCCCGCTGCCGGTGCTGCACGCCGGACTGAGCGAGGAAACCCGCGTCCGCCAGCGCTATGTGGACCTGATGGTCCGCGATGAAGCGCGGGACATGGTCTACAAGCGCGCGGCGGTTATCCGCGGAGTCCGCGACACCCTGCACGGACACGGCTATGTGGAGGTGGAAACCCCCATGCTCCAGCTGGTGCACGGCGGTGCCGCTGCCCGGCCGTTCGAGACGCACCTGAACGCTTTCGACCAGAAGATGACCCTGCGCATCGCCACGGAGCTGTACCTCAAGCGTGCAGTGGTCGGCGGGATCGAGCGGGTGTTCGAAATCGGCCGCATTTTCCGCAACGAGGGCGTGGACTCCACGCATTCCCCCGAATTCACCACGCTGGAATGCTACGAGGCCTACGCGGACCAGTTCGTGATGGCCGAGCGGATGAAGGAAATCATCCTGCACTGTGCGGACCTCATGGGCAGCCGGCAGATCGAAACGGCGGCCGGCACCATTGACCTGGACGGCGAGTGGCGCTGGCTGAGTGTGTACCCCGGCCTGTCCGAAGCGGTGGGCACACAGATCACCCCGGACACCGACGCAGCCGTGCTCCGCGATATTGCGGAAAAGCACGGCGTGAAGGTGGATCCGAAGTGGGACGCGGAAAAGCTGGTTATCGAACTATTCGGCGAAATTGTGGAGCCGACGCTGCTGCAGCCGACCTTCGTGTACGACTACCCGCCGTCCGCGCAGCCGCTCGCCCGTCCTAACCGCGAGGACCCCCGCCTGATCGAAGCCTGGGACCTCATCATCGGCGGCATGGAACGCGGCACGGCTTTCTCGGAATTGATTGACCCGGTTATCCAGCGTGAACGCCTCACCGAGCAGTCCCTGCTGGCGGCCGGCGGCGATGACGAGGCCATGGCCCTGGACGAGGACTTCCTTCGGGCATTGGAATATGGTGCCCCTCCCATGGGCGGCATCGGTCTGGGAATTGACCGCCTTGTGATGCTTTTCACGAATACAGGAATCAGGGAAACAATTCTGTTTCCCCTCCTTAAGCCGGAAATGGGTTAGCCATGGAATATGTAGAAGTCCTCCTGCCGTCAATTTGTGTTGCAGCTCTCTTTTATTTCGTGATGAGGGCCCTGCTTAACTCGGACCGGTCGGAGCGGCAGGCCCTTGCCGAGGCAGAACGGGAAGCTGACCAGAGTGTAGACCATGAAGCTTTGAAAAAACCGAGTGAAGAAGAGAATAAATAGCCAAGTACTTTGACGGGGCTTTACCAATTGCGTCATACTCTAAGTGGTCTCATAATTAGTCTTCCCATTTTTAGCTGCTTAGGAGCCTGTCATGGCGCAAAAGGTAAAAATCATTCTCGTGGATGACGTCGACGGCGGAAGTGCGGATGAGACCGTACGGTTTGCCTTGGACGGGTCACAGTACGAGATTGATCTGTCGAAAGACAATGCGAAAACTCTCCGCGATGCACTGAAGCCCTATGTGGATGCCGGCCGCAAGGTCGGAGGCCGCACCGGACGTCCGCGCGGCACCGGCTCGGCCCGCAGCAACGAAGCGGCACAGATCCGCGAATGGGCCCGCAAGAACGGCTACACGGTTTCCGAGCGCGGCCGCGTGAACAGCGAGATCATCGACGCCTACCGGGCCGCGCAGTCCTAGGCATACCGCCTAGGTCTCACGCCCATGGCGAACAAGCTCCTTAAGCACCCCTGGGGCACGTAGCATCGAATTACGCGTTAGCTAGGAGTGTGCCTCATGTTTGAAAGATTTACCGACCGTGCCCGTCGCGTTGTCGTGCTTGCCCAAGAAGAGGCCCGCATGCTCAACCACAACTACATCGGCACCGAGCATATTCTGCTTGGGCTCATTCATGAGGGTGAAGGTGTCGCTGCTAAGGCCCTTGAATCCCTGGGCATCTCGCTTGGTGCTGTCCGCGAGCAGGTGCAGGAGATTATCGGTCAGGGCCAGCAGGCCCCGACCGGCCACATCCCCTTCACCCCCCGCGCCAAGAAGGTGCTGGAGCTTTCGCTCCGTGAAGCCCTGCAGCTCGGCCATAACTACATCGGCACCGAACACATCCTGCTCGGCCTGATCCGTGAAGGTGAAGGCGTAGCCGCGCAGGTGCTGGTCAAGCTCGGTGCTGACCTGAACCGTGTCCGCCAGCAGGTCATCCAGCTGCTTTCCGGCTACCAGGGCAAGGAGCCCGTCTCCACCGGTGGCCAGCAGCAGGAAGGCCAGCCCGCCGGATCCGTGGTGCTGGACCAGTTCGGCCGCAACCTCACACAGGCCGCGCGTGAATCCAAGCTCGACCCGGTTATCGGGCGCGAGCATGAAATGGAACGCGTGATGCAGGTGCTGTCACGCAGGACCAAGAACAACCCTGTCCTGATCGGCGAGCCCGGCGTCGGCAAGACCGCCGTCGTAGAGGGACTGGCCCAGGCGATCGTGCGCGGCGACGTGCCCGAGACCCTGAAGGACAAGCAGCTTTACACCTTGGACCTCGGTTCGCTGGTTGCCGGTTCCCGCTACCGCGGCGACTTTGAGGAACGCCTGAAGAAGGTCCTCAAGGAAATCCGCACCCGCGGCGACATCATCCTGTTCATCGACGAGATCCACACCCTTGTGGGTGCGGGTGCCGCCGAAGGCGCCATTGACGCCGCCTCGATCCTGAAGCCGATGCTGGCCCGGGGCGAGCTGCAGACCATTGGTGCCACCACGCTGGACGAGTACCGCAAGCACATCGAGAAGGACGCCGCGCTGGAGCGCCGCTTCCAGCCGATCCAGGTTGCCGAGCCCTCGGTGGCACACGCCATCGAGATCCTCAAGGGCCTGCGTGACCGCTACGAAGCGCACCACCGCGTTTCCATCACCGATGCCGCACTTGCCTCAGCAGCAACGCTGGCGGAGCGGTACATCAGTGACCGGTTCCTGCCGGACAAGGCAATCGACCTGATCGACGAGGCCGGCGCCCGCCTGCGGATCCGCCGGATGACGGCTCCGCCGGAGCTGAAGGAAATCGACGAGCGGATCTCGGCGCTGAAGATGGAAAAGGAGTCCGCAATCGACTCCCAGGACTTCGAAGGTGCCGCCTCCCTGCGCGACAAGGAGCAGAAGCTCCAGGATCAGCGTGCGGAGAAGGAACGCCAGTGGAAGTCCGGCGGCCTGGATGACATTGCCGAGGTGGATGAGGAACTCATCGCCGAGGTGCTTGCCAACTCCACCGGCATCCCCGTGGTCAAGCTGAACGAGGAAGAGTCCACCCGCCTGCTGCGGATGGAAGACGAACTGCACAAGCGCGTCATCGGCCAGGACCAGGCCATCAAGTCCATCTCGCAGGCCATGCGCCGTACGCGGGCCGGGCTGAAGGACCCCAAGCGTCCGGGCGGCTCGTTCATCTTCGCCGGCCCCACCGGCGTCGGTAAGACCGAGCTTGCCAAGGCCCTTGCGGAGTTCCTGTTCGGTGACGAGGACGCCCTCATCACGCTGGACATGTCCGAGTACGCCGAGAAGCACACGGTCTCGCGCCTGTTTGGTGCTCCTCCCGGATACGTGGGCTACGAAGAAGGCGGGCAGCTGACCGAAAAGGTCCGCCGCCGTCCGTTCTCCGTGGTGCTGTTCGACGAAGTGGAGAAGGCCCACTCGGACCTCTTCAACTCGCTGCTGCAGATCCTCGAAGACGGCCGCCTGACCGACGCCCAGGGCCGGATGGTGGACTTCAAGAACACCATCATCATCATGACGACCAACCTTGGTACCCGGGACATCTCCAAGGGCGTCATGACGGGCTTCCAGTCCGGCACGGACACCAAGACCGGCTATGACCGGATGCGGGCACGGGTGACGGAAGAACTGAAGCAGCACTTCCGCCCCGAGTTCCTCAACCGTGTTGATGACACCGTGGTCTTCCCGCAGCTGACCCAGGACGAGATTGTCCAGATTGTGGACCTGTTCCTGAACCGGCTGAGTGAGCGCCTGGCCGAGAAGGGTATGAGCATCGAGCTCACCCCGGCCGCCAAGGTGCTGCTGGCAACGCGCGGCTACGATCCCGCGATGGGTGCCCGGCCGCTGCGCCGGACCATCCAGCGCGAAATCGAGGACCAGCTGTCCGAGAAGATCCTCTTCGGCGAGCTGAAGCCCGGCGAAGTCATCTCGGTGGATGTCGAGGGCGAAGGCGACGAAGCGAAGTTCACCTTCGTCGGCAGCGGCGTTCCGAAGGCCATTGAGGAAGCTTCCCCGGCAATCGAAGCCGGCGTCAGCGACTAACAGCCGCTCAGTACAACCAATGCACGGGTAAAGGACCCGGCGGGCAGGCAGCCCGCCGGGTCCTTTGGCGTTCGCAGGGCGGCCCTCCGGCGTCGAACGCCGAAACGAAGTTTGGGTGCGGCTGCCCTGACAGTCCTAGACTGGGCCGGTGACTTCCGTATCCGCCATGACCATCCGCCGCGCCCGCACTTCCGATGTTCCCGGCATCCGCGCCCTGGTGGCGCCGCTGGCCGAGGAACGGATCCTGGTGGCCAAGGAGGCTGTTGCCTACTACGAGGCACTGCAGGAATTCCGGGTCGCCGAGGACGCTGACGGGCGGATTGTCGGCTGCGGTGCACTGCACGTGATGTGGGAAGACCTGGCCGAAGTGCGCACCCTGGCCGCGGACCCCGCCCTGCGCGGCAGCGGCATCGGCCATCTCCTGCTGGAACAGCTGCTCGCTGATGCGGTGGAAATCGGTGTGCGGCGGGTATTCTGCCTGACCTTTGAAGTGGAGTTCTTCCAGCGGCACGGATTCGCCGTCATGGCCAACCAATCCGCCGTGGATCCGGAGGTCTATTCCGAGCTGCTGCGTTCCTCCGATGAGGGTGTTGCCGAGTTCCTGGACCTCGCCCGGGTAAAACCGAACACCCTGGGAAACACCCGGATGATCCGCTCGTTCTGATCCGGCAGCCGTCCGGGGCGCGTTCGCAGAGAGAGTAACCGGGAGGGCCGTGCTGGCCTTTTGTCTTCGAAACTGGATAAGCTCAGGATACTTAGCATCATCAACGGTCCCGGGGAACGCAGCAGTAAACGGTTGCGAACCAGCAGCGGTTTCGCGTTTGCACGGGCCACGATCAGAAAGCGGGTTCAGCAATGGGCGCAGATGACAAGATGCAGAACAAGGCCGAAAATCTTGGCGGCAAGGTCAAGGAAGGCGTAGGCAAGGCCACCGGCAACGAGCGCATGGAGGCCGAAGGCCACGGCGACCAGGCCAAGTCGAGCCTGAAGGACGCCGGCGAGAACGTCAAGGACGCTTTCAAGGGCAAGTAAGGCTTTATTCAAAAGCGGGAGGGGGTTCGCCCCTCCCGCTTTTTTGCTGCCCGGGCGGCTTTTCGGACTCTCGAGCGCTGCCGGTGCGGCTGGCACGCGGGCACCCTGTTGCACTGCTTCCGGCGCGGGTAGGGTCGGTGGGGGAGAGGGAGCCTTGGCGTGCTCGCGGGGCTCCTCAGTCCGACCGCTAAGGAGCCCGGCGTCATGAAGAAACTCATCAACAATCCCCGCTCGGTGGTGGCAGAATCACTCGAAGGTTTCGGGTTGGCCCACCACGACCTGGTCCAGATCCATCTGGACCCGGACTACGTCCTCCGGCGCGACGTTCCGGTACAGGGCAAGGTAGGCCTGGTCTCCGGCGGCGGCAGCGGCCATGAGCCGCTGCACAGCGGCTATGTGGGGTCGGGCATGCTCACCGCTGCCGTACCGGGAGCCGTTTTCACGTCGCCCACCCCGGACCAGATCCTGCCGGCCATCGTCAAAAGCGACTCGGGCTCCGGCGTCCTGCTCGTGGTGAAGAACTACACCGGCGACATCCTGAACTTCGAGACGGCTGCCGAACTTGCCGGCGTCGAAGGCATCGACATCCGCACAGTCGTGGTGAACGACGACGTCGCGGTGGAAGACTCGACGTACACGGCAGGAAGGCGCGGTGTGGCCGGGACCGTGCTGCTGGAGCGGATTGCCGGCGGCGCCGCGGAGCGCGGAGATGACCTTGCCAAGGTGGCGGAGATCGCCGAACGCGTAAACGCGAACGTACGGTCCATGGGTGTTGCCCTGGCACCCTGTACGGTGCCGCATGCCGGTGAGCCGAGCTTCACCCTGGCCGAAGACGAAATTGAAATGGGTGTAGGGATCCACGGCGAACCCGGGCGGCACCGGGTGGCCATGACAACGGCGGATTCCATTACGGACCAGTTGATGGAAGCCGTGCTCAGCGACCTCGGGGTGGCGTCCGGGGAGCGGGTGCTGCTCTTCGTGAACGGCATGGGCGGCACTCCGCTGAGCGAGCTGTACATTGTCTACCGCCGGGCGGCCCGGATCCTGGCAGACAGAGGTGCCCGGGTGGAGCGTTCCCTGGTGGGCAATTACATCACCGCCCTGGAAATGCAAGGGGCATCAGTGACCGTCCTGCGGCTGGACGATGAACTTACGGAACTCTGGGACTCGCCGGTGAACACTCCGGCCCTGCGGTGGGGAGTATAGGCATGGAACTGGACGCAGCCTGGGCGGATAAATGGATGCGCCTAAGCGCCGCCGCCCTGAGCGAGAACCGCCAGCGGCTGACCACCCTGGACCGGGAGATCGGCGACGCCGACCACGGCGAGAACATGGAGCGCGGATTCAGCGCGGTGGTGGAGAAACTGGACGCCGACGGCGTGCCGGAGACACCCGGGGCGGTGTTCAAAACAGTCGCCATGACCCTGATGTCGAAGGTGGGCGGCGCCGCAGGACCGCTGTACGGGACCGCATTCCTGCGCGCCTCCACCGCGGCGGGCAGCGCGTCCGCCCTCGGACCGGCCGAGCTGGTGGCCGTCCTGACGGCTGCCCGGGACGGAATTGTCGCCCGCGGCAAGGCCGAACCCGGTGACAAAACCATGATCGATGCCTGGACTCCCGCGGTGGATGCCGCTGTTACGGCCCAGGCGGCGGGTTCAGGTCCGGTGGAGATCCTGACGGCGGCCGCGAACGCGGCCGACGCCGGGCTGGCCGGCACCGAGCCGCTCGTCGCCCGCAAGGGCCGGGCCAGCTACTTGGGGGAGCGCAGTGCGGGGCACCTGGATCCCGGGGCCGCGTCCACGGCATTGATCCTGCAGGCAGCGGTTTCGGCGGCGGAGACGGCAGCGTGAGTGTCGGCCTGGTGGTTGTTTCGCACAGCCGGAAGCTGGCCGAGGGCGTCTGCGAGCTTGCGGCGCAGATGGCCGCGGACGTTCGGATAGTCCCGGCAGGGGGTACCGACGACGACGGCATCGGCACCAGCCTGGAAAAAATCATGGCCGGTATTGCCGCGACCGACTCCGGCGAGGGTGCGGTCCTGCTGACAGACCTCGGATCCGCTGTGATGACGGCGGAATCGGCGCTGGAGTTCCTCGACCCGGAGCAGCAGCAGCGGGTACTCATGGCCAACGCGCCGCTGGTCGAGGGCACAGTGGCCGCAGCCGTAGCGGCACAGACCGGAAGGAATGTTGCCGAGGTTTCGGCTGCCGCGGAGTCCGCGGGAGCGTCCTACACCCCGGACAGTGCAGCCTCCGACGAAGCCGCCGGCGGTCCGCCTGTCTCCGGGGAGCCGCCTGCCTCCGGGGAGCCGGCGCCGGCCGCGGCCGACTCCGCCAGCGGGGCCTGGACGCTGATAAACCCGATGGGCCTGCATGCCCGCCCGGCCTCAGTCCTGGCGCAACTGCTGGCGGACCTGGACGCAGAGATCACCATCAACGGCGTGGACGGCAAATCGGTCATGATGCTTATGACGCTGGGCCTGCGGCCGGGCGAAACGCTCAGCGCCACCGCCACCGGACCCGATGCGGC is a window of Arthrobacter sp. zg-Y1171 DNA encoding:
- a CDS encoding Rossmann-like and DUF2520 domain-containing protein, producing the protein MNTADSASVEERRRRGRLGVGVIGAGRVGAVLGAALRAAEHAVVGVSAVSDASRERAENLLPGVPILEIPDIVERSELVLLAVPDDALGPLVSGLAKTGAWQAGQLVAHTSGRFGTEILAPARAAGAIPLALHPAMTFTGMSLDLTRLADCSFGISAPAAVLPIAQALVVEMGAEPVVIDEADRVLYHAALAHASNHLVTLASQSTELLAGLGVEHPDRLLGPLMRASLENALASGEGALTGPVARGDVGTVSAHTRALAQAGAEDLRAAYAALSAATASRAVDRGLLTPRQGEAILAALRDPQEP
- the panC gene encoding pantoate--beta-alanine ligase, which produces MNTPRLVTTAAELRSATEELLQKAAAANPARLPSLALVPTMGALHEGHASLMGAARADNDVVTASVFVNPLQFDDPADLERYPRTLDADLELLGRAGVDLVFAPSEAEMYPGGAPLVRVSAGTMGTRWEGAVRPGHFDGVLTVVAKLFHLAAPPVPARFRAYFGQKDAQQVALIRRMVADLNFDVEITGVPIVRAADGLAESSRNRFLDAGQRQAALVLSRALNLLKERAAAGRPLDLPDAVELVSSQPGVELDYFEVVDPQTLEPLTDTSGAPLAGTALALLAARVGPVRLIDNTLLP
- the lysS gene encoding lysine--tRNA ligase — protein: MRIRAEKRARLIDRGDEAYPVGVERTASLKEVREKFGHLEADEASGETVGVTGRVVFIRNTGKLCFATLQEGNGTRLQAMLSLAVVGEESLADWKSLVDLGDIVFIRGEVISSRRGELSVMAQSWSMASKALRPLPVLHAGLSEETRVRQRYVDLMVRDEARDMVYKRAAVIRGVRDTLHGHGYVEVETPMLQLVHGGAAARPFETHLNAFDQKMTLRIATELYLKRAVVGGIERVFEIGRIFRNEGVDSTHSPEFTTLECYEAYADQFVMAERMKEIILHCADLMGSRQIETAAGTIDLDGEWRWLSVYPGLSEAVGTQITPDTDAAVLRDIAEKHGVKVDPKWDAEKLVIELFGEIVEPTLLQPTFVYDYPPSAQPLARPNREDPRLIEAWDLIIGGMERGTAFSELIDPVIQRERLTEQSLLAAGGDDEAMALDEDFLRALEYGAPPMGGIGLGIDRLVMLFTNTGIRETILFPLLKPEMG
- a CDS encoding Lsr2 family protein translates to MAQKVKIILVDDVDGGSADETVRFALDGSQYEIDLSKDNAKTLRDALKPYVDAGRKVGGRTGRPRGTGSARSNEAAQIREWARKNGYTVSERGRVNSEIIDAYRAAQS
- a CDS encoding ATP-dependent Clp protease ATP-binding subunit, coding for MFERFTDRARRVVVLAQEEARMLNHNYIGTEHILLGLIHEGEGVAAKALESLGISLGAVREQVQEIIGQGQQAPTGHIPFTPRAKKVLELSLREALQLGHNYIGTEHILLGLIREGEGVAAQVLVKLGADLNRVRQQVIQLLSGYQGKEPVSTGGQQQEGQPAGSVVLDQFGRNLTQAARESKLDPVIGREHEMERVMQVLSRRTKNNPVLIGEPGVGKTAVVEGLAQAIVRGDVPETLKDKQLYTLDLGSLVAGSRYRGDFEERLKKVLKEIRTRGDIILFIDEIHTLVGAGAAEGAIDAASILKPMLARGELQTIGATTLDEYRKHIEKDAALERRFQPIQVAEPSVAHAIEILKGLRDRYEAHHRVSITDAALASAATLAERYISDRFLPDKAIDLIDEAGARLRIRRMTAPPELKEIDERISALKMEKESAIDSQDFEGAASLRDKEQKLQDQRAEKERQWKSGGLDDIAEVDEELIAEVLANSTGIPVVKLNEEESTRLLRMEDELHKRVIGQDQAIKSISQAMRRTRAGLKDPKRPGGSFIFAGPTGVGKTELAKALAEFLFGDEDALITLDMSEYAEKHTVSRLFGAPPGYVGYEEGGQLTEKVRRRPFSVVLFDEVEKAHSDLFNSLLQILEDGRLTDAQGRMVDFKNTIIIMTTNLGTRDISKGVMTGFQSGTDTKTGYDRMRARVTEELKQHFRPEFLNRVDDTVVFPQLTQDEIVQIVDLFLNRLSERLAEKGMSIELTPAAKVLLATRGYDPAMGARPLRRTIQREIEDQLSEKILFGELKPGEVISVDVEGEGDEAKFTFVGSGVPKAIEEASPAIEAGVSD
- a CDS encoding amino-acid N-acetyltransferase is translated as MTIRRARTSDVPGIRALVAPLAEERILVAKEAVAYYEALQEFRVAEDADGRIVGCGALHVMWEDLAEVRTLAADPALRGSGIGHLLLEQLLADAVEIGVRRVFCLTFEVEFFQRHGFAVMANQSAVDPEVYSELLRSSDEGVAEFLDLARVKPNTLGNTRMIRSF
- a CDS encoding CsbD family protein, which encodes MGADDKMQNKAENLGGKVKEGVGKATGNERMEAEGHGDQAKSSLKDAGENVKDAFKGK
- the dhaK gene encoding dihydroxyacetone kinase subunit DhaK; the protein is MKKLINNPRSVVAESLEGFGLAHHDLVQIHLDPDYVLRRDVPVQGKVGLVSGGGSGHEPLHSGYVGSGMLTAAVPGAVFTSPTPDQILPAIVKSDSGSGVLLVVKNYTGDILNFETAAELAGVEGIDIRTVVVNDDVAVEDSTYTAGRRGVAGTVLLERIAGGAAERGDDLAKVAEIAERVNANVRSMGVALAPCTVPHAGEPSFTLAEDEIEMGVGIHGEPGRHRVAMTTADSITDQLMEAVLSDLGVASGERVLLFVNGMGGTPLSELYIVYRRAARILADRGARVERSLVGNYITALEMQGASVTVLRLDDELTELWDSPVNTPALRWGV
- the dhaL gene encoding dihydroxyacetone kinase subunit DhaL, with protein sequence MELDAAWADKWMRLSAAALSENRQRLTTLDREIGDADHGENMERGFSAVVEKLDADGVPETPGAVFKTVAMTLMSKVGGAAGPLYGTAFLRASTAAGSASALGPAELVAVLTAARDGIVARGKAEPGDKTMIDAWTPAVDAAVTAQAAGSGPVEILTAAANAADAGLAGTEPLVARKGRASYLGERSAGHLDPGAASTALILQAAVSAAETAA
- the dhaM gene encoding dihydroxyacetone kinase phosphoryl donor subunit DhaM — its product is MSVGLVVVSHSRKLAEGVCELAAQMAADVRIVPAGGTDDDGIGTSLEKIMAGIAATDSGEGAVLLTDLGSAVMTAESALEFLDPEQQQRVLMANAPLVEGTVAAAVAAQTGRNVAEVSAAAESAGASYTPDSAASDEAAGGPPVSGEPPASGEPAPAAADSASGAWTLINPMGLHARPASVLAQLLADLDAEITINGVDGKSVMMLMTLGLRPGETLSATATGPDAARAVELVAEQVRNGFGEI